A genome region from Hippopotamus amphibius kiboko isolate mHipAmp2 chromosome 1, mHipAmp2.hap2, whole genome shotgun sequence includes the following:
- the SMIM1 gene encoding small integral membrane protein 1: MQPQDSSIQYRRWEDEVRVASGPGAEEAPGWKRVSRKLCSGKLGISLKVLGGVVLFWAVFILGYVTGYYVHKCK; encoded by the exons ATGCAGCCCCAGGACAGCAGCATCCAGTATCGCAGGTGGGAGGATGAAGTCCGTGTGGCCAGCGGGCCCGGCGCAGAGGAGGCCCCGGGCTGGAAGAg GGTCTCCCGGAAGCTGTGCTCGGGCAAGCTGGGCATCTCCTTGAAGGTGCTGGGTGGAGTGGTCCTCTTCTGGGCCGTATTCATCCTGGGCTATGTCACCGGCTACTACGTGCACAAGTGCAAATAA